A genomic stretch from Sander vitreus isolate 19-12246 chromosome 17, sanVit1, whole genome shotgun sequence includes:
- the gpr155b gene encoding lysosomal cholesterol signaling protein isoform X2: protein MQHHTHVFNQSQLEFEAYLGDNWPNCMSVIFLGRCHSRQIQVRSTGAELLPLNGKTRACLNSKTDICRTFLSRDGLLTESADTPQPSPHHSDPHPIITMETTNSYILIHGKNISHNTPAGSAMGPHMSIDKLFPALLECFGIILCGYIAGRADIITQSQAKGLGNFVSKFALPALLFKNMVLLDFGDVIWAFLWSVLVAKVTVFVLVCVLTLMVASPECRYSKAGLYAIFATQSNDFALGYPIVDALYRSTYPEYLQYIYLVAPVSLMLLNPIGFALCEVQKWKQASHSHSTLGILGVVVLQVLKNPIVFMVIVGIISHFALGQQIPAVLSQFIDGLANSFGGAALFYLGLTMVGQLRKLTRDTGVALILLITAKLLVMPLVCKDMVDILDVGVNSTSANHTSLSNFAFLYGVFPTAPSVAIYAAHYNIELEVVTSGMVISTLLSAPIMYVSAWLLTIPLMDPTPLVKELENVSFNISIVSLVALVWTIAVMLLSRKFKRLPHLFALNLFLAQFLVCVSMILWNFLVKREDNLLSKILTFTLLYGSLYSTYIWTGLIPLCLALTNRDDLLRLRPGIFMILGWGVPFLMVGGLLISGDRTDTIDSAFFYGRAQIISTAVVLAVSLVLGAISLMGLSQGDREQSGYQALNRAAVTGISDELRAPRGLEDSQQPSHSQMANSPADSINSGLHGFSPLQPIPDMIASTQREHTNSTSHSGALCDGQQGSSSSEQPLNLPPPGLQTTDDTQTVRHVLLCLLLSVSLLANLSSCLWWLFNKDPGRLYLELQFFCAVANYGQGFLSFGIFGLDRHLIMLPFKKSLPGLWQGRDSEDVSPSGVPEEVRLTCTQFVRYHKDQCVQDIVHTRSGSGESVSASTGESFL from the exons atgcagcatcaCACGCACgtttttaaccaatcacagttgGAGTTTGAAGCGTATCTCGGCGATAATTGGCCGAATTGCATGTCAGTCATTTTTCTAGGGCGTTGCCATTCGAGGCAGATTCAGGTCAGGAGCACTGGAGCAGAGCTTCTCCCTCTAAACGGCAAAACACGGGCTTGTTTAAACAGCAAGACAGATATATGTCGTACATTTCTGAGCAGAGATGGTCTTCTAACAGAG AGTGCTGATACTCCCCAGCCATCACCTCACCACTCTGACCCCCATCCCATCATCACCATGGAGACCACCAACAGCTACATACTGATTCACGGGAAGAACATATCCCACAATACCCCCGCGGGTTCTGCTATGGGGCCCCACATGTCCATCGACAAGCTTTTCCCGGCTCTCCTTGAGTGCTTTGGCATCATATTGTGTGGCTACATAGCTGGCAG GGCAGATATCATCACACAGAGCCAGGCGAAGGGTTTGGGGAACTTTGTGTCTAAGTTTGCTCTTCCAGCTCTTCTCTTTAAAAACATGGTGCTGTTGGACTTTGGAGACGTCATCTGGGCGTTTCTCTGGAGTGTCCTGGTCGCTAAG GTGACAGTGTTTGTGCTGGTATGTGTGCTGACTCTGATGGTGGCCAGTCCAGAATGCAGATACAGCAAGGCTGGCTTGTACGCCATCTTCGCTACTCAGAGCAATGACTTTGCCTTAGGATACCCCATAG TTGATGCTTTGTATCGGAGCACATATCCAGAGTACCTCCAGTACATCTATCTTGTTGCCCCGGTCTCCCTCATGCTCCTCAATCCCATCGGCTTCGCTCTTTGTGAGGTGCAGAAGTGGAAGCAGGCCAGCCATTCACACAGCACTCTTGGCATCCTGGGAGTTGTAGTCCTACAG GTGTTGAAGAATCCGATAGTATTCATGGTGATAGTAGGAATCATCTCCCACTTTGCCCTGGGCCAGCAGATCCCTGCTGTGCTATCACAGTTCATAGATGGCTTGGCTAACTCTTTTGGAGGGGCTGCCTTGTTTTACCTCGGCCTCACTATG GTCGGCCAGCTTAGAAAACTAACCAGAGACACTGGAGTTGCCTTGATTCTCCTCATCACAGCCAAACT ccTGGTGATGCCGCTGGTCTGTAAAGACATGGTGGATATTCTTGATGTAGGAGTGAACAGCACGAGTGCCAACCACACTAGTTTGTCTAACTTTGCTTTCCTATATGGAGTCTTTCCAACCGCACCTAGTGTGGCAATCTATGCTGCACACTACAACATCGAACTAGAGGTG GTAACATCAGGGATGGTAATCAGTACGCTTCTGTCTGCACCGATCATGTACGTGTCGGCCTGGTTATTAACAATCCCTCTAATGGACCCGACCCCCCTGGTGAAAGAACTTGAAAACGTTAGCTTCAACATCAGCATTGTCAGCCTCGTAGCACTG GTGTGGACCATAGCGGTGATGTTGCTAAGCAGGAAATTTAAGAGACTACCTCACCTTTTTGCCTTAAACCTTTTCCTGGCTCAG TTTTTAGTGTGTGTCAGTATGATCTTGTGGAACTTCTTGGTGAAACGAGAGGATAATCTGCTCAGCAAGATTCTCACCTTCACTCTGCTCTATGGGTCTCTGTACAGCACCTACATTTGGACAG gtttaatccctctctgtctggctcTGACTAACAGAGATGATCTGCTGAGACTCCGACCAGGAATATTCATGATTTTGGGTTGGGG ggTTCCCTTCCTGATGGTTGGAGGTCTTCTGATATCAGGAGACAGGACTGATACCATAGACTCTGCCTTCTTCTATGGTAGAGCTCAG atAATCAGCACAGCAGTGGTGCTTGCAGTCAGCCTGGTGCTTGGTGCGATATCTCTGATGGGCCTCAGCCAGGGGGACAGGGAGCAGAGCGGCTATCAGGCCCTGAACAGAGCTGCAGTAACAGGCATCAGTGATGAGCTGAGGGCCCCTCGTGGCCTGGAGGATTCACAACAACCGTCACATTCGCAGATGGCAAATTCCCCTGCCGACAGCATCAACTCAG GCCTCCACGgtttctctcctctccagcCCATACCTGACATGATAGCCTCTACGCAAAGGGAGCACACAAACAGCACAA GCCACAGCGGGGCGCTGTGTGACGGGCAGCAGGGTTCTTCCTCCTCTGAGCAGCCGCTGAACCTGCCGCCACCTGGGCTTCAAACCACTGATGATACTCAGACAGTCCGACATGTtctgctctgtctgctgctCTCTGTCAGCCTGCTAGCG AACCTGTCCAGCTGTCTGTGGTGGCTGTTCAACAAAGATCCAGGAAGACTTTACCTCGAACTACAGTTCTTCTGTGCCGTGGCAAACTATGGACAG GGTTTCCTGTCCTTTGGGATCTTTGGTCTGGACAGACACCTCATCATGCTGCCCTTCAAAAAGAG TTTGCCTGGGCTGTGGCAGGGCCGGGACAGTGAGGATGTGAGTCCCTCCGGTGTACCAGAGGAGGTCAGACTCACCTGTACCCAGTTTGTCCGCTACCACAAAGACCAGTGTGTACAAGACATAGTGCACACGCGCAG